The Xenopus laevis strain J_2021 chromosome 5L, Xenopus_laevis_v10.1, whole genome shotgun sequence genome has a segment encoding these proteins:
- the chrm3.L gene encoding muscarinic acetylcholine receptor M3, translated as MIYHNMTLLTFLSNISSTAKTLLHTKILYNATEITFGSNDIPKFFYNTSDITDEVNISKNGNDTQRDYLGGHTLWQVFLIASFSGIIALVTVIGNILVILAFKVNKQLKTVNNYFLLSLACADLIIGVISMNLFTTYIIMDHWAMGSLACDLWLMIDYVASNASVMNLLVISFDRYFSITRPLTYRTKRTTKRAGIMIGLAWIISFILWAPAILFWQYFVGKRTVPSEECFIQFLTEPIITFGTAIAAFYLPVSIMTILYWRIYKETEKRTKELAGLQASGGKLEVPVISRRMGNSRGNSNYKIQRNIKFSSRTRYSWCTFRFKPKMCKTDKKQIEQDPSSNESWNHNYANASLDNSGTSDEEDVPENPRAIYSIVLKLPGHSSVLSKTKSQSSNQVNTSSKGMQRSGPQPKELRFKNLNSQRTLQNKDESVSVSSGPQTDHSVNLSSKTTAPLPISFKEIALAKRFAAKTRNQITKRKRMSLIKEKKAAQTLSAILLAFIITWAPYNIMVLVNTFCESCIPRIYWNLGYWLCYINSTINPICYALCNKTFRTTFKILLLCQCDKIKRRKKQYQLTKPIFQRHVTNKSL; from the coding sequence ATGATCTACCACAACATGACATTGCTTACATTTTTATCAAACATAAGTTCTACAGCAAAGACACTTCTTCATACAAAAATCCTTTATAACGCAACTGAAATAACATTCGGGAGCAATGACATTCCCAAATTCTTCTACAACACCTCTGATATCACAGATGAAGTCAATATTTCAAAAAATGGGAATGATACACAAAGAGATTACCTAGGTGGACATACTTTATGGCAAGTGTTTTTAATTGCCAGTTTTAGTGGCATAATTGCCTTGGTGACTGTTATAGGGAACATTTTAGTAATTTTAGCATTTAAGGTAAATAAGCAGTTGAAAACtgttaacaactatttcttattgaGTCTTGCCTGTGCTGACCTCATAATTGGTGTGATTTCCATGAATCTTTTTACCACCTATATTATCATGGATCATTGGGCTATGGGTAGTCTTGCATGTGACCTCTGGCTTATGATTGACTACGTGGCAAGCAATGCATCTGTCATGAATCTACTTGTTATCAGTTTTGACAGATATTTTTCTATTACAAGACCACTTACTTACAGAACAAAACGAACTACTAAAAGAGCGGGAATTATGATTGGCTTGGCATGGATCATATCATTTATACTTTGGGCCCCGGCTATTTTATTCTGGCAATACTTTGTTGGAAAGCGTACTGTACCATCTGAAGAATGTTTTATTCAGTTCTTAACTGAACCAATAATTACTTTTGGAACAGCTATTGCTGCATTTTATCTTCCAGTATCAATTATGACAATTCTTTACTGGAGAATATACAAAGAAACTGAAAAACGTACAAAAGAGTTGGCAGGATTACAAGCCTCTGGAGGTAAACTTGAGGTACCAGTGATTTCTCGTCGAATGGGCAATTCTAGAGGCAATAGCAATTATAAAATCCAGCGTAACATAAAATTTTCTTCCAGAACTAGATATAGTTGGTGCACTTTTCGTTTCAAACCAAAAATGTGCAAGACAGACAAAAAGCAGATTGAGCAAGACCCAAGTAGTAACGAGAGCTGGAATCATAATTATGCCAATGCATCGCTGGATAATTCAGGCACCTCAGATGAAGAAGATGTTCCTGAAAATCCACGAGCTATTTACTCTATTGTTTTGAAGCTACCTGGACATAGTTCTGTTCTTAGTAaaacaaaatcacagtcttctAATCAAGTTAACACCTCATCAAAAGGTATGCAGAGGTCAGGACCACAACCTAAAGAACTCAGATTTAAGAATCTAAATTCTCAAAGAACTTTGCAAAATAAAGATGAATCAGTTTCTGTATCTTCAGGTCCACAAACTGACCATTCCGTGAATTTATCTTCTAAGACAACAGCACCTCTTCCTATATCTTTTAAAGAGATAGCATTGGCTAAACGTTTTGCTGCTAAAACCAGAAATCAAATCACAAAACGAAAACGTATGTCTCtcatcaaagaaaaaaaagctgcacAAACACTTAGTGCAATTCTGTTAGCATTTATCATAACTTGGGCTCCATATAACATAATGGTGTTAGTCAATACGTTCTGTGAAAGCTGTATTCCCAGAATATACTGGAACTTGGGGTACTGGCTTTGTTATATTAACAGCACAATAAACCCTATATGTTATGCACTTTGCAATAAAACATTCAGGACCACTTTTAAAATACTACTGCTTTGCCAGTGTGATAAAATAAAGAGGCGTAAGAAGCAATACCAACTAACCAAACCTATTTTTCAAAGACATGTGACAAATAAATCTTTATGA